The following are encoded in a window of Carassius auratus strain Wakin chromosome 6, ASM336829v1, whole genome shotgun sequence genomic DNA:
- the kif5ab gene encoding kinesin heavy chain — MADVSTECNIRVLCRFRPLNQSEILRADKYIPTFQGDDTVIIGGKPYVFDKVFPTNCTQEQVYNTCAKQIVKDVLEGYNGTIFAYGQTSSGKTYTMEGKLHDPDGRGIIPRIAEDIFNHIYTMDENLEFHIKVSYFEIYMDKIRDLLDVSKTNLSVHEDKNRVPYVKGCTERFVSSPEEVMDVIDEGKANRHVAVTNMNEHSSRSHSIFLINIKQEHVETEQKLCGKLYLVDLAGSEKVSKTGAEGAVLDEAKNINKSLSALGNVISALAEGTKTHVPYRDSKMTRILQDSLGGNCRTTMFICCSPSAFNDAETKSTLMFGQRAKTIKNTASVNLELTAEQWKRKYEKEKEKNKNLKENIQRLEAELNRWHNGESVTPLDLMAVIPVESDVSEDAALDNQSLDVCERIPEEHKFKYEEEIRKLYKQLDDKDDEINLQCQLVEKLKEQMLDQEELLASSRGDSERVQCELSRLQADSDSAKTEVKEVLQALEELALNYDQKSQEAEDTRIHNRRLIEELSHKTSDLMCLEAEFSRLQEVSSQQRKRITEVLNTLMKDLNDFSFILGNGELRLPCDLSGVLEEEYAVVCVYLSKVKSELKSVVKRCGQLEALQNDCHRKMEETGRELSSCQLLISQHEAKIRSLTEYMQNVELKKRQLEENYDCLSEELAKLQTAESAQDNPQDPDESGSRKKADAHREPQHKQLGRLRDDINHKQKIIDELKDDNQRLCLQLEQMSVEFSVLKKREQEKSRQLEELRYLHERQEQTRKDMKGLEETVARELQTLHNLRKLFVQDLTTRVKRSSELELDDSGGCSTQKQKISFLENNLEQLTKVHKQLVRDNADLRCELPKLEKRLRSTADRVRSLEDALTDAKEGAMKDRRRYQQEVERIKDAMRVRNGFRRPHAALIAKPIRPGHYPASLSTNHMFVRSRDQPITFSNAMFNSDTEKPVKKTLSEATHKPNITNGDATDVNENSDETAEHLQHTHTLQEQRAAC; from the exons ATGGCTGATGTCAGCACAGAATGCAACATCAGGGTGTTGTGTCGCTTCAGACCCCTGAACCAATCCGAGATCCTCCGAGCGGACAAATACATCCCCACCTTTCAAGGAGACGACACTGTCATCATCGGG GGGAAGCCGTATGTGTTTGACAAAGTCTTTCCCACAAACTGCACACAGGAGCAGGTGTATAACACGTGTGCCAAACAGATTGTCAAAG ATGTTCTGGAAGGTTATAACGGCACCATCTTTGCGTACGGACAGACGTCGTCTGGTAAAACCTACACTATGGAG GGAAAACTGCATGATCCGGACGGAAGGGGAATCATCCCGAGGATCGCGGAAGACATTTTTAACCACATTTACACcatggatgaaaacctggagttCCACATTAAG GTTTCCTATTTCGAAATCTACATGGATAAAATCCGTGACCTACTTGACG tgagTAAGACAAACCTGTCCGTGCATGAAGACAAGAACCGAGTTCCCTATGTGAAG GGATGTACTGAACGTTTCGTCTCCAGTCCTGAAGAAGTGATGGATGTCATTGATGAAGGCAAAGCCAACCGCCATGTTGCTGTTACAA ATATGAATGAGCACAGCTCCAGGAGCCACAGCATATTCCTCATCAACATCAAGCAGGAGCATGTGGAGACCGAGCAGAAGCTCTGTGGGAAACTTTACCTGGTGGACCTGGCCGGGAGCGAGAAG gTGAGTAAGACCGGTGCAGAAGGAGCCGTTCTGGATGAAGCCAAAAACATCAACAAGTCTCTGTCTGCGCTGGGGAACGTCATATCAGCTCTGGCCGAAGGAACC aagacTCACGTGCCGTACCGAGACAGTAAGATGACGCGGATCCTGCAGGACTCTCTGGGAGGAAACTGTAGAACCACGATGTTCATCTGCTGCTCACCTTCAGCCTTCAACGACGCAGAGACCAAATCCACCCTGATGTTCGGACaacg GGCAAAGACCATCAAGAACACGGCGTCTGTGAACCTGGAGCTGACGGCAGAGCagtggaagaggaaatatgagaaagagaaggagaagaaCAAGAACCTGAAAGAGAACATCCAGAGACTGGAGGCGGAGCTTAACCGCTGGCACAACG GTGAGTCTGTCACGCCGCTGGATCTCATGGCTGTGATTCCTGTCGAATCTGACGTCAGTGAAGACGCAGCTTTAGACAATCAGAGTCTCGACGTGTGTGAGCGAATCCCAGAGGAACACAAGTTCAAATATGAGGAAGAGATACGCAAACTCTACAAACAGCTTGACGACAAG GACGATGAGATTAATCTACAGTGTCAGCTGGTGGAAAAACTGAAGGAGCAAATGCTGGATCAAGAAGAG ctgcTAGCTTCGTCGCGTGGAGACAGTGAGCGTGTTCAGTGTGAGTTGAGTCGTCTTCAAGCGGACAGCGACAGCGCAAAGACCGAGGTGAAGGAGGTTCTGCAGGCGCTGGAGGAACTGGCTCTGAACTACGACCAGAAGAGTCAGGAGGCTGAAGACACGAGGATCCACAACAGACGCCTCATCGAGGAGCTGTCGCACAAAACC TCGGATCTGATGTGTTTGGAGGCGGAGTTTTCCCGGCTACAGGAAGTGAGCAGCCAGCAGAGGAAGCGCATCACTGAGGTGTTAAACACTCTGATGAAGGATCTGAATGACTTCAGCTTCATCCTGGGAAACGGAGAGCTCAGACtg CCGTGTGACCTGTCCGGTGTGCTGGAGGAGGAGTATGCcgtggtgtgtgtgtatttgagcaaAGTGAAGTCTGAGCTGAAGTCAGTGGTGAAACGCTGCGGACAACTGGAGGCTTTACAGAACGACTGTCACCGAAAGATGGAGGAGACCGGCAGAGAACTGTCATCCTGTCAGCTGCTCATatcacag CATGAAGCGAAGATCCGCTCTCTGACTGAATACATGCAGAATGTGGAGCTCAAGAAACGACAGCTGGAGGAAAATTATGACTGTCTGAGTGAAGAACTCGCCAAACTACAGAccgcag AAAGTGCTCAGGATAATCCGCAGGACCCCGACGAGTCTGGAAGCAGAAAG aaagcAGACGCTCATCGTGAGCCGCAGCACAAGCAGCTCGGCCGACTGCGTGACGACATCAACCACAAACAGAAGATCATCGACGAGCTTAAAGA tgataACCAGAGGCTGTGTCTGCAGCTGGAGCAGATGAGCGTGGAGTTCAGTGTCCTGAAGAAGCGCGAGCAGGAGAAGAGCCGACAGCTGGAGGAGCTCCG ATATCTGCATGAACGTCAGGAGCAGACCAGGAAGGACATGAAGGGTCTGGAGGAGACCGTC gctCGTGAACTGCAGACGCTCCACAATCTGAGGAAGCTGTTCGTTCAAGACCTGACGACTCGAGTGAAGCGG AGCTCTGAGCTGGAGCTGGATGACAGCGGAGGATGCTCCACACAGAAACAGAAGATCTCCTTCCTCGAGAACAACCTGGAACAGCTGACCAAAGTCCACAAACAG CTGGTTCGTGATAATGCAGATCTGCGCTGTGAGCTTCCGAAGCTGGAGAAGCGTCTTCGCTCCACGGCGGACCGGGTTCGATCTCTGGAGGACGCTCTGACAGACGCTAAAGAAGGAGCCATGAAGGACCGCCGGAGATACCAGCAGGAGGTGGAGCGGATCAAAGACGCCATGAGGGTCAGGAACGGCTTCCGACGGCCTCACGCTGCACTCATCG